The proteins below come from a single Treponema phagedenis genomic window:
- a CDS encoding methyl-accepting chemotaxis protein, with amino-acid sequence MQKTAMALKNISQGEGDLTISLPVRGNDEISDIALYFNETIKKIRNSIATVTYNIDKMEAIGSELTEHASKTELAAKKIEESIGNVKNDVLSQTTGITEVASVMEQSVRTVEQLNKHIATQAASVEQSSASIEQMVTNIRAVTDILEENTETVESLNESTDIGHTSLMHSVEITKMIIERSDGLLEASTIIQNIASQTNLLAMNAAIEAAHAGNEGKGFAVVAAEIRKLAEEAARQSKSITMVLKELKAMIGELGKSSDTVQSVFSDIYQFAETVKTQEDVIMKTMQMQSAGGMEILRAIKSINTATTEVEHGATEMLTGSKETSTEMQKLASIAAMITENMNTMNTDTIKINSAIIGIAEISRKTHQSIERLAEEVKKFKI; translated from the coding sequence TTGCAGAAAACAGCCATGGCATTAAAAAACATATCGCAGGGTGAAGGTGATTTGACTATTTCATTACCTGTAAGAGGAAACGATGAAATATCCGATATTGCACTCTATTTTAATGAGACAATCAAGAAAATTCGCAATTCAATAGCCACTGTTACCTACAATATAGATAAAATGGAAGCGATAGGCTCGGAGTTAACGGAGCATGCAAGCAAAACGGAGCTTGCTGCAAAAAAAATTGAGGAAAGTATCGGAAATGTAAAAAATGATGTGCTAAGTCAAACAACCGGTATTACTGAAGTAGCTTCTGTAATGGAGCAGTCTGTTCGAACCGTTGAGCAACTTAATAAACATATTGCTACTCAGGCAGCAAGCGTTGAACAGTCCTCCGCATCAATAGAACAAATGGTTACGAATATCAGAGCGGTAACCGATATTTTGGAAGAGAACACCGAAACAGTTGAAAGTCTGAATGAGTCAACGGATATCGGTCATACAAGTTTGATGCACTCCGTTGAGATCACTAAGATGATTATTGAACGGTCTGACGGTTTATTGGAAGCAAGCACTATTATCCAAAACATTGCAAGTCAGACAAATCTTTTAGCTATGAATGCCGCTATAGAGGCTGCTCATGCAGGAAATGAGGGGAAAGGCTTTGCCGTCGTCGCTGCGGAAATACGAAAACTCGCAGAAGAAGCTGCGCGACAAAGCAAATCAATTACCATGGTGCTGAAAGAATTGAAAGCTATGATAGGTGAATTGGGAAAATCATCGGATACCGTACAAAGCGTATTTTCCGATATCTATCAGTTTGCCGAAACAGTAAAAACACAAGAAGATGTTATTATGAAGACAATGCAAATGCAAAGCGCCGGTGGCATGGAAATTCTCCGAGCAATAAAAAGCATCAATACTGCTACAACGGAAGTTGAACATGGAGCAACGGAAATGTTAACCGGTAGTAAGGAAACTTCGACTGAAATGCAAAAATTGGCATCGATCGCTGCAATGATTACCGAAAACATGAATACTATGAATACCGATACAATCAAGATTAACAGTGCAATTATAGGAATAGCTGAAATAAGTCGCAAAACCCATCAAAGCATCGAACGTCTTGCTGAAGA
- a CDS encoding cache domain-containing protein, which produces MGRAEKRKHSITIKLVFYFGIVLLFSIALISAVFLLTSYKALTDNVTERLTLQAYNLSEIVNVNLQSLYRQLETIARNETVRDPNFNVSEKAHSLRYEAVKNTKNFITKLFILDTSGKGFQTDGTAVNHSGKIGVTTVLNGGMFISQPEPSAAGGFVSMYYYIPVYNVSQKIINILVAEINAAMLSRDIKNASIGKTGEAFIVGTDGTIIAGKDEQIVKEKLNVLEKAKQDNAYKDFDRFIQQALQYYGYNYDTYDFAGKKISGAFSKISTTGWTLVICAPTEEFMGGVHKFMISVCVVIIITIVCAGFVILVIAY; this is translated from the coding sequence ATGGGGAGAGCAGAAAAAAGAAAACATTCAATTACAATTAAATTAGTTTTTTATTTTGGTATCGTACTGCTATTTTCGATAGCGTTAATAAGTGCTGTTTTTTTACTTACATCATACAAAGCGTTAACGGATAATGTTACGGAGCGACTTACTTTACAAGCATACAATTTATCGGAAATAGTTAATGTAAACCTGCAAAGTTTATATCGGCAGTTGGAAACTATTGCAAGAAACGAAACTGTGCGCGACCCTAATTTCAATGTAAGTGAAAAAGCGCATTCGCTCAGATATGAGGCGGTAAAAAATACCAAAAATTTTATCACCAAGCTTTTTATTTTGGATACATCGGGAAAGGGCTTTCAAACAGACGGCACAGCGGTCAACCATAGCGGAAAAATCGGGGTTACTACTGTTTTGAATGGCGGAATGTTTATTAGTCAACCAGAGCCATCGGCTGCGGGCGGTTTTGTATCAATGTACTATTATATTCCCGTTTACAATGTGTCGCAGAAAATTATTAATATCTTAGTTGCCGAAATAAATGCCGCGATGCTGTCTCGCGATATCAAAAATGCCTCTATCGGGAAAACAGGAGAAGCCTTTATCGTAGGAACCGACGGAACTATCATAGCGGGAAAGGATGAGCAAATCGTAAAGGAAAAACTGAATGTTTTAGAAAAAGCAAAGCAAGACAATGCATACAAAGATTTTGACCGGTTTATACAACAAGCATTACAATATTACGGGTATAATTACGATACCTATGATTTTGCCGGGAAAAAAATAAGCGGAGCGTTTTCAAAAATCAGTACAACTGGCTGGACCTTGGTTATTTGTGCTCCCACTGAAGAGTTTATGGGTGGAGTCCATAAATTTATGATATCTGTTTGTGTTGTTATCATTATAACAATTGTGTGCGCAGGCTTTGTTATTCTGGTTATTGCGTATTAA
- a CDS encoding L-threonylcarbamoyladenylate synthase has protein sequence MIVSKIDGNSADITAELLREKKIVIIPTDTIYGFSGIMPETADKIAAIKGRNASKQFIALIAKPEDYKKYTDISIPQKFLSLWPGPLTLIMRLKNGNTQAFRCPNDNWLREVVEKTGKPIYSTSANRSGFPPLTDIEEIKQEFQQDVSLIVDAGKITGLASTIVDISGSEPKLLRQGAIVL, from the coding sequence ATGATTGTTTCAAAAATTGATGGTAATTCGGCTGATATTACCGCCGAGCTTTTGCGCGAAAAAAAAATTGTTATTATCCCAACCGATACAATTTACGGTTTTTCAGGTATTATGCCGGAAACGGCGGATAAAATTGCTGCAATAAAAGGCCGAAACGCTTCTAAGCAATTTATCGCCCTCATTGCCAAACCTGAAGATTATAAAAAATATACCGATATTTCTATTCCCCAAAAGTTTTTATCTTTATGGCCGGGTCCGCTTACGCTAATTATGAGGCTGAAAAACGGAAATACACAGGCTTTTCGCTGCCCAAATGATAATTGGCTTAGAGAAGTGGTAGAAAAAACCGGAAAGCCTATTTACTCCACCAGTGCGAATAGATCGGGTTTTCCTCCCCTGACAGATATAGAAGAAATCAAACAAGAATTTCAGCAAGATGTTTCTTTGATCGTAGATGCGGGAAAGATTACGGGGCTTGCTTCAACCATCGTTGATATTTCAGGAAGCGAGCCAAAACTTCTGCGGCAGGGTGCAATAGTACTATAA
- a CDS encoding FtsB family cell division protein has protein sequence MKIIFPVFVAVGLYGFLSLFFGQKSFFAMKQMQMQRDALKYHVEALAETTKELGIIIDNLSFDQDTIEVYANQLGYVRDGEFLIKPTNFSGSFTQQLTAGTSFKITKPYTLSDDFCKSLAASAGIIILILEMLFGIKK, from the coding sequence TTGAAAATAATTTTTCCCGTTTTTGTTGCCGTCGGGCTATACGGGTTTTTGTCTCTTTTTTTCGGGCAAAAAAGTTTTTTTGCAATGAAACAAATGCAAATGCAGCGAGATGCCTTAAAATATCATGTTGAAGCCTTAGCGGAAACTACCAAAGAGCTTGGAATTATAATAGATAATCTTTCTTTTGACCAAGACACAATTGAGGTCTATGCAAATCAGTTAGGTTATGTGAGGGATGGAGAGTTTCTTATTAAGCCGACAAATTTTTCGGGAAGCTTTACACAACAACTTACTGCAGGGACATCGTTTAAGATTACAAAGCCGTATACTTTGAGTGATGATTTTTGTAAAAGTCTTGCAGCCTCTGCGGGGATTATTATTCTTATTTTGGAAATGCTATTTGGAATCAAAAAATGA
- a CDS encoding 6-hydroxymethylpterin diphosphokinase MptE-like protein, with translation MIPQVALHSKYNPQKEAETFAGSIKTNPAIIVISEPGESYAAESLRKRFPSAKLIALRYSQTLFSESDFLWDSVWRPQAGSLEFFLIQNIHDEELSNTIFIPWKPADRAFPNEAKLVWQGIATAIKMIQSEMATRTFFGKRWLANILRNSMFAEQVIDFSFYAERVIFAAAGQSLEKCLSKKTGAPIAAVSSALSALAYRGVKPIFCVSTDGGFWAAAHLKRIATDIPVLFPLEAAIPSNVLINNPLSFLNYGSKTESFFLDAFQAPSISAQRNGSVSGTMAELLFNFRIKKIYLCGLDLAEGKGFQHARPHASGIAKTFRTMPLASIIAKGGNPQSLEIYANWFMQLPKEKTDCLIRVGEEGRALPSIKTISLKAFLTQMPTVMPQIRTQTIKKISKKDRFALVHTYLLLLEKTAKLKNGATKFLERGIEKEAAEFLAYPELLVAIKNRGTKERSIAAQKLCEKVSVEIKKLRQRLQIHE, from the coding sequence ATGATTCCGCAGGTTGCCCTACATTCAAAATACAACCCGCAAAAAGAGGCTGAAACCTTTGCCGGCTCTATCAAAACAAATCCTGCAATAATCGTTATTAGCGAACCGGGAGAATCCTATGCAGCGGAATCTTTGCGCAAAAGGTTTCCTTCTGCAAAACTGATTGCTTTACGGTATAGTCAAACTCTTTTTTCAGAAAGTGATTTTCTTTGGGATTCGGTTTGGAGACCGCAGGCAGGAAGCCTTGAATTTTTTTTAATTCAAAATATTCACGATGAAGAGTTATCCAATACGATTTTTATTCCTTGGAAGCCGGCGGATCGGGCTTTTCCCAATGAAGCAAAGCTCGTTTGGCAAGGAATTGCAACCGCCATTAAAATGATTCAAAGTGAGATGGCAACAAGGACATTTTTTGGGAAGCGCTGGCTTGCCAATATTTTGCGTAACAGCATGTTTGCAGAACAGGTAATCGATTTTTCTTTTTATGCCGAACGGGTGATTTTTGCTGCCGCAGGGCAAAGCCTTGAAAAATGCCTGAGCAAAAAGACTGGGGCTCCGATTGCGGCAGTTTCTTCCGCGCTTTCTGCATTGGCATATCGCGGGGTAAAACCTATCTTTTGCGTAAGCACCGATGGCGGTTTTTGGGCTGCCGCCCATTTAAAAAGAATTGCCACTGATATTCCGGTTTTGTTCCCACTTGAGGCAGCTATTCCTTCTAATGTATTAATAAATAATCCGCTTTCTTTTTTAAATTACGGATCAAAAACCGAATCTTTTTTCTTAGATGCGTTTCAAGCTCCGTCGATATCAGCACAGCGGAATGGAAGCGTTTCAGGTACGATGGCAGAGCTCTTATTTAATTTCAGAATAAAGAAGATATACCTTTGCGGGCTTGATTTAGCTGAAGGCAAAGGATTTCAGCATGCACGTCCTCATGCATCGGGTATTGCTAAAACATTTAGAACGATGCCTCTCGCATCAATTATTGCAAAAGGCGGAAATCCTCAGTCTTTAGAAATTTATGCAAACTGGTTTATGCAGCTGCCTAAGGAAAAAACCGATTGCCTCATACGCGTGGGCGAAGAAGGAAGAGCATTACCTTCAATAAAAACAATATCGCTAAAAGCGTTTTTAACGCAGATGCCGACCGTTATGCCGCAGATACGGACTCAGACGATTAAAAAAATATCAAAAAAAGATCGATTCGCCCTTGTGCATACATATCTTTTATTACTTGAGAAAACTGCAAAATTAAAAAACGGTGCGACTAAATTTTTAGAGCGAGGTATAGAAAAAGAGGCGGCTGAATTTCTTGCCTATCCGGAACTTTTGGTAGCGATAAAAAATCGAGGAACAAAAGAGCGTTCAATCGCCGCTCAAAAACTTTGTGAAAAAGTATCTGTGGAAATAAAAAAATTACGACAAAGGTTGCAGATACATGAATAA
- a CDS encoding 6-hydroxymethylpterin diphosphokinase MptE-like protein — translation MNKIFTENIAALKKENTRLADILEKTESNSAYSNVFVAKSGELVPLLKNGKPLHSKYDPKKEAQNLLPKESCFVLFCGIGSGVQIKLFLETFPQAFCGVCEADYPTLRSAFDCIDFTEIIANKRLYFFAPISVQRLPQELAERYLPAMHGNFSVYSLSAWTRFFPEEIKLFSHLVDAALDKIRADYSVQAHFGKLWLRNAFINLQTAAKICPCLPKVSLRTQAAVLGAGPSLEEGIKKIQSERSAYTVFATDTAFPACIKQKLIPDFFIGIDPQYLSYAHSFPPLPKNTTAIFDLCACPSAITPFIENKNPLIFAAGGHPLAQLAAEYSPFPYMETSSGTVTIAALSVASSLGFTKPLTFGADFAYINGKPYARGTYLFDLYQKKAVRTAPAETSFSALMFRTQTKKITSDSGITYTTDVLTRYKKSFLSFSSENIWKKEDFSAFPYNEFIQFFLKSLKEERHETSLALLPFFAWYKLKKKKKGENLDSFSIRELVFGEILRYTKLK, via the coding sequence ATGAATAAAATTTTTACCGAAAATATAGCAGCATTAAAAAAAGAAAATACTCGACTGGCGGACATACTCGAAAAAACCGAGTCAAATTCCGCGTATTCAAACGTATTCGTCGCAAAGTCGGGAGAACTTGTTCCTCTTTTAAAAAATGGAAAACCCCTACACTCAAAATATGATCCGAAAAAAGAAGCACAAAATCTCTTGCCCAAAGAAAGTTGCTTTGTACTTTTTTGCGGAATAGGCTCCGGTGTTCAAATCAAACTCTTTTTAGAAACCTTTCCTCAAGCTTTTTGCGGAGTTTGCGAAGCTGATTATCCGACACTTCGCTCAGCTTTTGACTGCATTGATTTTACTGAAATCATTGCAAACAAAAGATTGTATTTTTTTGCGCCTATAAGCGTACAGCGTTTGCCCCAAGAACTTGCAGAGCGATACCTTCCAGCAATGCACGGTAATTTTTCGGTATACAGCCTAAGCGCATGGACCCGATTTTTCCCCGAAGAGATAAAACTTTTTTCCCATCTTGTGGATGCGGCTCTGGACAAAATACGGGCTGATTATTCCGTACAAGCGCATTTCGGAAAGCTTTGGCTGCGGAATGCTTTTATCAATTTACAAACAGCGGCAAAAATATGTCCCTGCCTGCCGAAAGTTTCTTTAAGAACTCAGGCAGCTGTTTTGGGTGCAGGACCGAGCTTGGAAGAAGGTATTAAAAAAATACAATCAGAGCGAAGCGCATACACAGTTTTTGCAACCGACACTGCCTTTCCCGCCTGTATAAAACAAAAGCTGATTCCTGATTTTTTTATCGGTATCGACCCTCAGTATCTTTCATATGCGCATTCATTTCCGCCTCTTCCAAAAAACACAACGGCGATCTTTGATCTTTGCGCCTGCCCCTCTGCTATTACTCCTTTTATTGAAAACAAGAATCCGCTTATTTTTGCCGCCGGAGGGCATCCCCTTGCGCAACTTGCTGCCGAGTATTCTCCGTTTCCGTATATGGAAACAAGCTCGGGAACTGTTACCATTGCCGCCTTATCGGTTGCTTCAAGCTTGGGATTTACAAAACCGCTTACCTTCGGCGCGGACTTCGCCTACATAAACGGAAAACCGTATGCACGCGGAACCTATCTTTTTGATTTATATCAAAAAAAAGCGGTACGGACGGCACCGGCGGAAACTTCTTTTTCCGCCCTTATGTTCAGAACTCAAACAAAAAAAATAACAAGCGATTCGGGCATCACGTACACAACCGATGTGCTTACCCGATATAAAAAATCATTTCTTTCTTTTTCCTCCGAAAATATTTGGAAAAAAGAAGACTTCAGCGCATTTCCTTACAATGAGTTTATACAGTTTTTCTTAAAATCGTTAAAAGAGGAAAGGCACGAAACCAGCCTTGCGCTTCTGCCTTTTTTTGCATGGTATAAACTTAAAAAAAAGAAAAAAGGAGAAAACCTCGATAGTTTTTCTATCAGAGAACTTGTCTTTGGGGAAATTCTACGATATACTAAACTGAAATGA
- a CDS encoding GGDEF domain-containing protein: protein MSKISIRIYAIFVTVVIVFTILWFALSVSSAVQKNTEGARVFFSQTAQRFFSLISPEKPVTQANIEEIKKICEDSGVILALHIASPQSKLFNWAKDGEGFKYNKDNELELSDNPLFVKVFSGQLGENQSSILTFTAAINILPTEFIFARFRAVFFIVLFLALLSAILLSLQYIYLPASTKRVQNKEKEKFSFESAEPAATSTTSQMYSQDSNESTDSYDSSKKEAFSFAKKDSDLTLDSLDNLNLYKDYPENNFFDDQEFSKTNTETAPDQTDSTTVEASAFDEPIEENDQRMELGLFTPITGIGWESYLSERLEAELGRATASDNDLTLMLIKIPGVVQESELAVNISHRLVETFQFRDMIFEFGNDGFAGILQDTSLDEAMPLAENLRADILQIEGLDTEAQVFIGITTRTARLTSAERLLEEASGALQKAEESSGANPIIAFRVSASRY, encoded by the coding sequence ATGAGTAAGATTTCTATACGCATATATGCGATTTTTGTAACTGTTGTAATAGTTTTTACCATATTGTGGTTTGCCTTATCGGTGTCAAGTGCGGTGCAAAAAAACACCGAAGGGGCACGAGTCTTTTTTTCGCAGACAGCGCAACGTTTTTTTTCTCTGATTTCTCCTGAAAAACCCGTTACACAGGCAAATATAGAAGAGATAAAAAAAATTTGTGAAGATAGCGGTGTGATACTTGCTTTACATATCGCAAGTCCGCAATCGAAATTATTTAACTGGGCAAAAGACGGTGAAGGCTTTAAATACAATAAAGATAATGAACTTGAACTAAGTGATAATCCGCTTTTTGTAAAAGTTTTTTCAGGGCAACTTGGAGAAAATCAGTCTTCCATATTGACTTTTACTGCTGCAATAAATATTTTGCCGACGGAATTTATCTTTGCGCGATTTAGAGCAGTTTTCTTTATTGTTTTATTTCTTGCGTTACTTTCCGCTATTTTGCTCTCTTTGCAATATATCTATCTGCCGGCTTCTACGAAAAGAGTTCAAAACAAGGAAAAAGAAAAGTTTTCTTTTGAGTCCGCCGAACCTGCGGCCACATCGACAACATCGCAAATGTATTCGCAGGACTCTAATGAAAGTACCGACTCGTATGACAGCTCTAAAAAAGAAGCCTTTTCATTTGCAAAAAAAGATTCGGATCTTACTTTAGATTCATTAGATAATTTAAATTTGTATAAAGACTATCCTGAAAATAATTTTTTTGATGATCAAGAGTTTTCAAAAACAAATACAGAGACTGCGCCTGACCAAACCGACAGTACAACAGTTGAGGCTTCAGCGTTTGATGAGCCGATAGAAGAAAATGATCAGCGAATGGAACTGGGACTGTTTACACCGATAACAGGAATTGGCTGGGAATCCTATCTTTCCGAACGATTGGAAGCTGAGTTGGGCAGGGCAACAGCATCCGATAATGATCTTACGCTGATGCTGATAAAAATACCGGGGGTTGTGCAAGAATCAGAGCTTGCCGTAAATATTTCCCATCGATTAGTAGAAACTTTTCAGTTTAGAGATATGATTTTTGAATTCGGCAATGACGGTTTTGCCGGCATTTTGCAAGATACCAGTCTTGATGAAGCTATGCCGCTTGCAGAAAATTTGCGTGCCGATATTCTTCAAATCGAAGGTTTAGATACAGAGGCGCAGGTCTTTATCGGGATTACCACAAGAACAGCCCGCCTTACTTCTGCTGAAAGACTTTTAGAAGAAGCCTCCGGGGCATTGCAGAAAGCGGAAGAAAGCTCAGGTGCAAATCCCATTATCGCTTTCAGGGTTTCCGCAAGCCGCTATTAA